Proteins from one Bactrocera neohumeralis isolate Rockhampton chromosome 3, APGP_CSIRO_Bneo_wtdbg2-racon-allhic-juicebox.fasta_v2, whole genome shotgun sequence genomic window:
- the LOC126753381 gene encoding uncharacterized protein LOC126753381, translated as MNNENTTTTTNLTPTTTITGTATQLPTYQNPIIKSEEDDLIAFSQETIKSTTERISNSTPVVTAAETAKPKVEASTSKAAIATHQSALVAKVDNHHKKRKKTQNQLRKRRYQQAVFILGKKAKDQAAGIPVDEDEIKRLKQIVEDYESFLKGKQSEPQNESTNQRSSLKRNRPTTESQGTLPKKPRRSEGEQSSSTAARHFCDVARDSLQVAVIDGNSSSPSTVQERWVEIDVRLSSMVLSYVLDNPEGPYPEFDSSETVRGYRVIKCADQSSLDFLTGSADKISNAFVGLQLRLIPAKDIPKRPRARIWLPPLADPGEKLLKCIKLQNRAISGINKWQLIKEEKPNKASRPILVAICDESIEALTKADNKISFGIRKARIKIFQGDKAADEDDTDEVDDASQLLRNGDIKEMQDEQ; from the coding sequence atgaacaatgaaaatacaacaacaacaaccaacttGACGCCAACAACGACGATTACGGGAACAGCTACACAACTACCGACATATCAGAATCCAATAATCAAATCGGAGGAGGACGACCTAATCGCCTTCAGCCAGGAGACGATTAAGAGTACTACCGAACGTATCAGTAACAGCACACCGGTAGTGACAGCAGCGGAAACCGCCAAACCAAAAGTGGAAGCCTCCACTTCCAAAGCTGCCATTGCCACCCACCAAAGTGCGCTGGTAGCTAAAGTAGACAACCACCAcaagaaacgtaaaaaaacacagaaTCAACTGAGGAAACGCCGGTACCAGCAAGCAGTCTTTATACTTGGTAAGAAGGCCAAAGATCAGGCAGCCGGAATCCCAGTAGATGAGGACGAAATCAAGCGTCTTAAACAGATAGTGGAGGATTACGAAAGCTTCCTGAAAGGGAAGCAATCCGAACCTCAAAACGAAAGTACAAACCAGAGAAGTTCCCTAAAAAGGAATCGCCCAACCACCGAATCGCAAGGCACTCTGCCCAAAAAACCTAGGCGGAGTGAAGGGGAACAAAGCAGCTCAACAGCGGCAAGacatttctgcgatgtagccagaGATAGCCTACAAGTAGCCGTTATAGACGGCAACTCCTCCTCACCAAGCACAGTGCAGGAacgatgggtggagatcgacgtcagattgtcgagtatggtgctaagctatgtactcgacaatcctgaGGGTCCTTACCCagagtttgactcctctgaaACCGTTAGGGGTTACAGGGTCATCAAATGCGCGGACCAGAGCTCTCTAGATTTCCTAACGGGTAGCGCTGATAAAATtagcaacgcctttgtaggcctccaactgaggcttatacccgccaaggATATcccgaagagacctcgtgctcgcatttggctaCCCCCGCTAGCGGacccaggcgaaaaactcctcaAGTGTATTAAGCTGCAAAACAGAGCTATATCAGGCATAAATAAGTGGCAGCTGATTAAGGAGGAGAAACCAAACAAAGCAAGTAGACCAATTCTAGTGGCGATTTGCGATGAGTCCATAGAGGCTCTTACGAAGGCTGacaacaaaatcagcttcggcaTTCGCAAGGCTAGGataaaaatcttccaaggcgacaaagcgg